Within Macaca nemestrina isolate mMacNem1 chromosome 12, mMacNem.hap1, whole genome shotgun sequence, the genomic segment aaccggatcaaaccggatggaactggttcaaaccggatgaaactggttcaagccggatcaaaccggatggaaccggatcaaaccggatgaaactggatcaaaccggttggaaccagatcaaaccggatggaaccggctcagaccggatcgaaccggatgaaactggttcaaaccggatggaaccggttcaaaccgggtgaaaccggttcaaaccggttggaaccagatcaaaccggttcgaaccggatcaaaccggatggaaccggctcagaccggatcgaaccggatcaaaccggatcgaaccggatcaaaccggatggaaccggttcaaaccggatgaaaccggttcaaaccggatcgatccggatcaaaccggttgataccggatcaaaccggattgaACTGGTTCAAAgcggatgaaactggttcaaaccggatcaaaccggatggaaccggttcaaaccgggtgaaaccggttcaaaccggttggaaccagatcaaaccggttcgaaccggatcaaaccggacggAACCGGCTCAGACAggatcgaaccggatcaaaccggttcaaaccggatcaaaccggatggaaccggttcaaaccgggtGAAACATGTTGAAACCGGATCgatccggatcaaaccggttcaaaccggatcaaaccggatggaaccggctcaaaccggttgaaactTGTTCAAACCGGTTGGAACCAGATCacaccggttcaaaccggatcaaaccggatgaaagtgtttcaaaccggatcgatccggatcaaaccggtacaaaccggatgaaactggttcaaaccggttggaaccagatcaaaccggttcaaaccggatcaaaccggatgaaacttCTTCAAACCAGATCgatccggatcaaaccggttcaaaccggatgaaaccggttgaaaccggttggaaccagatcaaaccggttcaaaccggttcaaaccggatcaaaccggatggaatcgGCTCAGACCGGATGGGACCAGATCAAACCATATCAAATCGGTtgtaaccggatcaaaccggattgaactggttcaaaccggatcataCCAGATGGAACCGGCTCACACCagatcgaaccggatcaaactggttcaaaccggatcaaaccggatggaaccggatgaaaccggatggaaccggatgtaaccggatcaaaccggttcaaaccggacggaaccggctcaaaccggatgggaccAGTTCAAAGTCGATGTAACcagttgaaaccggatcaaaccagatggaacctgTTCAATccggatggaaccggattaaaccagttcaaaccggatggaatcGGATCACACCGGATCAaagcggatcaaaccggattgaaccggttcaaaccggatgaaaccggacgGAACTGGCTCAAACCACATGGGACCAGTTCAAACTCTATctaaccggttgaaaccggatcaaaccggatcaaaccggatggaacgggttcaaaccggatgaaactggttcaaaccggatcaaaccggatggaaccagctcagaccggatgggaccggaGCAAACCGGtttaaaccggatcaaaccgaatcaagccggatggaaccggctcaaaccggatgggaccggtTCAAACTATATctaaccggttgaaaccggatcaaaccggatggaacacgatcaaaccggttcaaaccagaaGGAACCGGTTTAAACCGGAGGAAACtagttcaaaccggatcaaaccggatggaaccggttcaatccggatggaaccggctcagaccggatgggaccggatcaaaccggttcaaaccggatcaaacgggATGGGACCGGATCAGACCcgatggaaccggttcaaaccggatggaaccggctcaaaccggatcgaTCCGGGTCAAaccagttcaaaccggatcacaccggatggaaccggttcaaaccggatgaaactggttcaatCCGGATGGAACCaaatcaaaccggttcaaaccgtttcaaaccggatcaaaccggatggaaccgtctcagaccggatgggaccggatcaaaccatatcaaaccggttgtaaccggatcaaaccggattgaactggttcaaaccggatgaatcCGGATGGAACCAGCTCACACCGGATCGAACCAGATCAAACCGTTtccaaccggatcaaaccggatggaaccggatgaaaccggatcaaaccggttcgaaccggaCGGAACTGGCTCAAACGGGATGGGACCGGTTCAAACTCTATctaaccggttgaaaccggatcaaaccggatggaacctgTTCAatccggatggaaccggatcaaaccgtttcaaaccggatggaaccggatcaaaccggatcaaaccggatgaaaccggatcaaaccggttcaaactggatggAACCAGTACAAACTgtatgaaaccggatcaaacaggttcaaaccggatcaaaccggatggaaccagttCAAACtggatgaaactggttcaaaccggatcaaaccgcatggAACCAGTTCAAGCGGGATGGAgccggctcaaaccggatgggaccggtTCAAACTATATctaaccggttgaaaccggatcaaaccggatggaacgggTTCAatccggatggaaccggatcaaaccggttcaaacaggatggaaccggatcaaaccggatcaaaccggttcaaaccggatgagactggttcaaaccggatcgaaccggatcaaaccggttcaaaccggatcaaaccggatggaactggttcaaaccggatgaaactggttcaaaccggatcaaactggatggaaccggatcaaaccggatggaaccggctcacaccggatcgaaccggatcaaaccggtgaaaaccggatcaaaccggatggaaccggatgaaaccggatcaaaccggttcaaaccggacgAAACTGGCTCAAACCACATGGGACCAGTTCAAACTCTATctaaccggttgaaaccggatcaaaccggatggaacctgTTCAATCCGGATGGAACCAgattaaaccggttcaaaccggatggaaccggatggaaccggttcaaaccggatgaaactggttcaaaccggatcaaaccggatggaaccggttcaagCCGGATggaactggttcaaaccggatggaaccggctcagaccggatgggaccggaGCAAGCCGGATGGAACCGTTTCAAACCGGatgtaaccggatcaaaccggtttaaaccggatgaaaccggatagaagcggatcaaaccggttcaaacctgttcaaaccggatggaaccggctcagaCCAGATGGGACCGGATCAAACccgttcaaaccggatcaaacgggATGGAACTGGCTCAGACCAGATGGGACCgcatcaaaccggttcaaaccggatcaaacgggATGGAACCGGCTCAGACCAGATGGGACCacatcaaaccggttcaaaccggatcaaaccggatggaaccggctcagaccggatgggaccggttcaaaccatatcaaaccGGTTGTAACCGGAACAAACCGGATtgaactggttcaaaccggatcgaaccggatcaaaccggatcaaaccagatggaccCGGCTCAcaccggatgggaccggatcaaaccggttcaaaccggatgaaaccggatagaaccggatcgaaacggttcaaaccggatcaaaccgcatggAACCAGCTCAGACCGGAtaggaccggatcaaaccggttcaaaccggatcaaaccggatggaaccggcacAGACCGGATGGGACCGGTTCCAACCATATCAAACCGGTTataaccggatcaaaccggattgaACAGGTTCAAACAGGAtggaaccggatggaaccggatgaaaccatATAAAACCctttcaaaccggatcaaaccggatggaaccggttcaaaccggatcaaaccggttcaaaccggatcaaaccggatggtaCCGGCTCACACCGGATCGAACTGGATAAAACCGGATCacactggttcaaaccggatcaccggatggaaccggatcaaaccggttcaaaccggatcgaaccggatgaaaccggatcgaaccggctcaaaccggatggaactagatcgaaccggttcaaaccagatcaaaccggatggaaccggatgaaaccatATCAAACCctttcaaaccggatcaaaccggatggaactggttcaaaccggatcgaaccggataaAACGGGATccaaccggttcaaaccggatcaaaccggatgggaccggatcaaaccggttcaaaccggatcaaaccggatagaaccggttcaaaccggatcaaaccggatcaaactgatggaaccggttcaaaccggatccaaccggatcaAACGGGTTccaaccggatgaaaccggaaggaaccggttgaaaccggatgaaactggttcaaacccgatgaaactggttcaaaccggatggaaccagatcaaaccggttcaaactggttcaaaccggatcaaaccggatggaaccggctcagaccggatgggaccggatcaaaccggttcaaaccggatcaaacgggatggaaccggctcagaccggatgggaccggatcaagccggttcaaaccggatagaaccggatcgaaccggttcaaaccggatcgaacctgCTGGAACCGGCTCAGACGGGatgggaccggatcaaaccggttcaaaccggatcaaaccggatgggaccggtTCAAACTATATctaaccggttgaaaccggatcaaaccggatggaaccggttcaaaccggatgataccggatagaaccggatcaaaccggttcaaaccggatcaaaccggatggaaccagttCAAACctgatggaaccggatcaaaccggatggaaccggttcaaaccggatcataCCGGATGGAACTGGTTCAAACTgaatcaaaccggatggaaccggtcaaaccggatcaaaccggttcaacccggatcaaaccggatcaaaccggttcaaaccggatcaaaccggatggaactggttcaaaccggatcaaaccagatcaaaccggatggaactggttcaaaccggatggaaccggttcaaaccggatcaaaccggatggatcCGGATagaaccggctcagaccggatcaaaccggatcagaccagatcagaccggatcaacCCGGATGGAACctgatggaaccggatcaaaccggatggaaccggatcgaaCGGGATAAgactggatggaaccggatcagaccggatagaaccggatcgaaccggatcggagactggatggaaccggatcagaccggatagaaccggatcgaaccggatcggagactggatggaaccggatcagaccggatagaaccggatcgaaccggatcggagcggatggaaccggatcaaaccgggtCAGACCGGATctgaccggatggaaccggatgaaaccggctgaaaccggatcgaaccggatcaaaccggatcagaccggtttgaaccggatgaaaccggatcaaaccggatgaaaccggatcgaaccagatcagaccggatcaaaccggaccagaccagactaAACCGGACCACATCAGACTTGACCAAACCGGACCAGAGTAGACTAGACAATATCAGTCgagaccggaccagaccagacgaCGCCAGATAAGACTAGACCAAACCGCACCAGAAAAGACAAAATCGGACCagactagaccatatcagactagactagaccatatcagactAGGCCACACCAGACCAGACGAGACCAGATAAGACTAGACCAAACCGGACAGAAAAGATGAAATCGGACCAGACTGGATCAAACTggaccagaccggatcagaccagatcagaccggatcaaaccggatggatcCGGATAAGACCAGATCAGATCAGAccgaaccggatcagaccgaaccaaaccggatcagaccggacgAAACCCAATCAGACCGGACCAAACTGGACCGGACcggaccggatcagaccggatcagaccggatcggaccggaccaaaccggaccaaaccggaccagaccagaccagaccgggccgaaccggatcagaccggaccgAACCGGAATGAGccggatcagaccggaccagaccagacgaGACCAGATCAGACCAGTccgaaccggatcagaccggaccaCACCGGATCAGACTGGACCGAACCGGACCGAACCGGATCTTGTAAATAGAGAGGAACATGCTGAATTCCTCCAAATAAATGAGTGACTGGATAACCAAATGATTTAATAAATGAGTGTAATCTAGGCTTCCTCCAGGGTGGTTCTTTCTGTGTAAAACAGTTCGATCTTGGAGTCACCTTGAAATGCTGAATACATAACAAGGCCAATCAACAGAGTTTGCTTCTGAATATTCATGCATAGATGATGCTCCCAGTCAAtatgtttgattatttttctgtttactgagaaCAACTTAATCCTCCCAATCGCTATAACCACAATCCTTGGAGTCTTCTTCAATGCCTTTTATTCAAACCCTTTATCCAATCTACCTGAGAATCCTGACGGCTCTAACTTTATAAAATTCCAGAATCTGATGGCTCACAATCCCCCTGGCCCTGGCCCAAGCCACCTCTTCCGTGGATGTCTGCAATAGCTTCCTAACTGATCTCCTCCCTCTATCATCTATTCTTGGCATAGGGGCCTGAGTGAACCTGTTCAGGCCTTAACTCCTCTGCTCCCAGTGGCTCCCACCTCACTCACCCTTCCAGTAAGGTGGTTACACAATCTGGCTTCACCTGACTGATCTCTCACTCCTTGCCCTGCTCCAGCACTAGCCTGCTGTGATTCTTCACACATCTGCCTCAAGGCCTTTGCACTCACTGCTCCCTCCCTGTCTTCCCAAAGACGCCCTCATGGCTCTTCTCTCACTTTCTTCAAAAATCCCGACTCTATCGTTGTACTGTGAATTCCTCAAGGAAGAATGTGATGTATCACTCACAGCACTTTTTAGTCCAATGCATGACATTCAATCAATTTTTGCTAATGGAATACCCAATGGTATTAATAATCAGTATATATGGAGAAAACCTTACTAGCCACAAAACAGTCACATGTAGCTTCTCTAACCACAACTCCAGGAAAATGCAGtcatattcccattttacagatgaggaaaacgaGGCTTAGAGAGGCTAAGAGTATTTCATAAGTTATTTGGTAGCAGAATTAAGTGTTCAAGCTGAGCTCTTCTAGCTTTTAGATGTAACTCCAGCAACTCTGGAAAgtgtaaagcaaaagaaaacaccAACACAGTCCATTTTGCCATTTCACTGTAATGCTGAGTTGGGTGCCCCCCAAGTCCTTCCCACTCCACTGCCCTGTACCAGCCCCTACTGCATACATCTATCAACGACTTGGAGGAAGATGGTGGCGTGGTGCTGGAGATTATTCTCCTTGGGGTTCTTCACATGGCAGGTGTATTTGCCCGTGTCGCTGAACTCCAGGTCCCTCAGCACAATGGAAATGTTGTTCATCTTCTCCTTAGTAGAGCCTACCAGAGTGATGCGGTCATCGTCTTTCAACGTCACCTTGGGGTCAGACTTCTCATTCTTCACAGTCCCCTCTATGAGCTGGTGGAGGAAAGGCGTTGGAGAGAGAAGGTGGCCAAGAAAGAATCAGGGTCCTCAAGGGTCATGACATCACACCAGCCCACTCCTTGAGTACCTTCCCTGTCCAGGACCAGAAAGAGCCTGCAGTCACACCCTGCTCCTTCCCCCCACAGTTTCCTCTTCCAGCGTCAATAGCTCTGCCTGTTTAACCTGAATTTTGCTTGTTTCAGGCTAAACCCATTTCCTTTTATTAAGGTCTCCCTGGAATGCAGCACAGCTCTTACCGCTCTCTTCATAAAAGCCTTTTATGTAATGACTCCTGCAAACACTGAACTCATTTCCCTCTGTCACCTCCCACCCAGCCTCTGCTGACACCATGCGCATCTGAATTCTGGCCCTCTATCAAGACCTGGATCAATCCCACAGCTCTGCCCGTCAGCACCCTCTGAGGTCAGCATTTAATTATAACCAGAGTTGGTCTCTTGTGGCTTCCCTGTGAAAGTCTCAGGTTGGATCCCCCACTAGATTGTAGAgtgagtactcaataaatacctgttgaTTGGTTCACTCCCACTCCCATCGCAGCCCCACCAATGATCCTGcagctctccctcctctctcccttcctctctcctttccctgccAGTCCAGCCTCATTTAGACTCTTCTCATTCCCTCTCTCCAAGCTTTCCAAGGCCTTTGTCTCTCCTGTTTGTTAGACTAAACTATTGATTTTTAGACAAGCAGTCCAAGCTCCGGGTATTTCTTAAGACCAGACGGAAGACTCTAGCCAAGAATTCCAACAGTCCCCGAATGCTGGCAACACGATCTATGCATCTCTCCCAGTTACATTCTTCCTGGCAGGCTCTGAAAAGAATACTGGGAGAAAGGGTGGCAAAAGGTTCTGGGGACCATCGCAGTGGTTCTCAGTCCGGAAGTGACCAGAGCCTGGGAGGGGAGGCATGGGTAAGGGAGGCTGGGCTGTACTGTCCTTCCTCCAAATACTTACAATCTTGAATGCGTCACTGCTGTTGTAGGTCCACCGGAAGTGGAGGTCCTCGAAGCCAAAGCAGCTGGAGAAGGTGCAGGGCAGCAGGATCTCCGTGCCGTTGACAGCGTAGATGTTGGTGGCCTTTCCCACAGACACCTCCAGCGACAGGGTTACGGGGAGCAGGAAGAGGCCTGTGTAAGGAGCACCGCCTCCTTAATAAAACCCCACCAAAACCTCAGCCTGGAGCTCTGGAAGGGGATGCTCGGACAGGGCGGAATGACTTGGCCAGCAGGGAGGTCTCTGTCACCCTCCGTCCCAACTTCGGGAGGATGGCTCTCTACTCCAATTAACACCGTCTGGGCTGCCCTCCATCATTCTCCATTTCTCCCCTGGAAACGACTGAATTCTGGATCAGGGAGTAGCCCTTGTGGCGCTCTGGATGACCACCAGGGGTCACCCCAACCCAAGGAAACGAAGGCCTGGCCGCTGCCGCGAACCGCGCCCGCTCCGCCCCTCATCTGGGGACGCAGTGCCTGGAAGCGCTCCTGTCGCACCCACCCCAGGACGCGCAGGGTGGGCTCCCTTCTGTTTGCAGGGGAGTTCCCCTAGGACAGTGCGCACCTCCCGCCAGGTTTTCAGGACTGGCGGGCGGGGCGGGCGGGGCGGTCGAGGGTGGGGGAAGAGCCGGGTCCCGTAAGGTGAGGAAGAGAAACGCGGCCGCCGCAGTCCCGGGCTGCCGTCCAGCAGCCTCTCGTTCCCCCGTACTGGAGGCTCCTCCCTGGCCCCCAGGGGCTGAGAGGCAGAAGGACACGTTCGGGCTGGACCTCGCTGGGTCAGCCGAGTCCGACGCCGTCTGGCCGCCAAACGGGAGCCTGGGAACCGCAGGAAGACTGCCGGGCGGGGAGGAACACGGCGCGGGTGGGGACGAACGCGGGTCTTGGAGCTGGGCAGCCGCGGGGGCGCGCGGGCGCAGCCAGGGTGGGAAAGTCACAGGCAGAAGCCACCCTGGGGAGGGATTCCCGGCCAGCCCAAGTGCACGCGCGCGGAGGCGGGACGGGGAGGGCGCTGGACACGCGGTCCCCTCCTGAGCCCAGCAGCCCGGCCTCCCTGCCACACTCCGCCCCCTCGTCCCCGTGCGTCCCCGAGCGCCCCTAGGCTTCTTTCTCACGCTTCAAAC encodes:
- the LOC105476420 gene encoding sodium channel regulatory subunit beta-4, translated to MPGAGDRGKAPARWLGTGLLGLFLLPVTLSLEVSVGKATNIYAVNGTEILLPCTFSSCFGFEDLHFRWTYNSSDAFKILIEGTVKNEKSDPKVTLKDDDRITLVGSTKEKMNNISIVLRDLEFSDTGKYTCHVKNPKENNLQHHATIFLQVVDRLEEVDNTVTLIILAVVGGVIGLLILILLIKKLIVFILKKTREKKKECLVSSSGNDNTENGLPGSKAEEKPPSKV